Proteins co-encoded in one Streptococcus ruminicola genomic window:
- a CDS encoding LysM peptidoglycan-binding domain-containing protein, with the protein MSMKIKRLLAGALLSTSLLLQSTAFAAVGDQGVDWSRYQGQNGIFGYGHDKFAIIQIGGVNGGGMYGQTTYETQVASAIAQGKRAHTYIWYQVGGNAILGEQVLNTFLPQVQTPKGSIVALDYESGASADKQANTNAILHGMRMIKAAGYTPMYYSYKPYTVANVYADQIIREFPNSLWMAAYPNYAVTPTPNYRVFPSMDGVAIYQFTSTYIAGGLDGNVDLTGITDNGYTKHDNPKTNTPAISQGQQADNTPKSDIANGNQVKVKFSAGSWATGQGIPTWVKGRTYDVAQVSGSRVLLAGINSWINKADVEIISVSSVPAQAPATGTYTVQSGDTLSGIAAKFGTSYQALASLNGLSNPNLIYVGQTLRVNGSANTGSVYYTVRAGDNLSAIASRYGTSYQAIAALNGLANPNLIYAGQTLKIK; encoded by the coding sequence ATGTCGATGAAGATTAAACGACTTTTAGCAGGCGCTCTTTTGAGTACTAGCTTACTATTGCAGTCTACAGCTTTTGCTGCAGTGGGTGACCAAGGCGTTGACTGGTCACGTTATCAAGGTCAAAACGGTATTTTTGGCTATGGCCATGATAAGTTTGCTATTATCCAAATCGGTGGCGTAAACGGTGGCGGTATGTACGGTCAAACCACTTACGAGACACAAGTGGCGTCAGCTATTGCGCAAGGCAAACGCGCACATACTTACATCTGGTATCAAGTTGGCGGGAATGCAATCCTTGGTGAGCAAGTATTAAATACATTCTTGCCACAGGTTCAAACACCTAAAGGCTCAATCGTGGCGCTTGATTACGAAAGCGGTGCTAGCGCAGATAAACAAGCGAATACTAACGCAATTTTGCACGGCATGCGCATGATTAAAGCTGCAGGCTATACGCCTATGTACTACTCATACAAACCTTACACAGTCGCTAATGTGTACGCGGACCAAATCATTCGCGAGTTTCCAAACAGCTTGTGGATGGCTGCCTATCCAAATTATGCGGTGACACCAACGCCAAATTACCGTGTCTTTCCATCAATGGACGGCGTGGCAATTTACCAATTCACATCGACTTATATAGCTGGCGGCTTGGACGGCAACGTTGATTTAACAGGCATCACTGATAATGGCTACACTAAGCATGATAATCCTAAAACTAACACACCAGCTATTAGTCAAGGTCAACAAGCGGACAATACGCCAAAATCTGACATTGCTAACGGCAACCAAGTAAAAGTTAAATTTAGCGCTGGAAGCTGGGCTACTGGTCAAGGTATTCCAACCTGGGTTAAAGGTCGTACATACGACGTAGCGCAAGTGTCTGGCAGTCGTGTATTGCTAGCTGGTATCAATTCATGGATCAATAAGGCAGACGTTGAAATTATCTCAGTATCATCTGTACCAGCTCAAGCACCAGCAACTGGTACATACACAGTTCAAAGCGGTGACACATTATCTGGTATTGCTGCTAAATTCGGCACTAGCTACCAAGCCTTAGCAAGTCTCAACGGATTAAGCAATCCAAATCTTATCTACGTCGGGCAAACCTTGCGTGTTAACGGTTCAGCAAATACTGGTTCGGTTTACTACACTGTTCGTGCAGGCGATAACCTATCAGCAATCGCTAGCCGTTATGGCACTAGCTACCAAGCAATCGCAGCACTAAACGGTCTAGCTAATCCAAACTTGATTTACGCAGGACAAACACTTAAAATTAAATAG
- a CDS encoding holin produces the protein MKRYFEKLGIKVLKTMAQSAVGVIGASTLITQVDWRVVVSTALLSGLVCVLTNLSDLKEEDVDED, from the coding sequence ATGAAACGTTATTTTGAAAAATTAGGAATCAAGGTTTTGAAAACTATGGCGCAGTCAGCAGTTGGCGTCATCGGCGCTAGCACGTTAATTACACAAGTCGATTGGAGAGTGGTGGTTTCCACCGCTCTTTTGTCTGGCTTGGTTTGTGTTCTCACGAATTTGTCTGATTTGAAGGAGGAAGATGTCGATGAAGATTAA
- a CDS encoding phage tail spike protein — MGNVRIAIRDSTDAHSIGFFDNVAGIEYKSANLHRFLAGSASVLTLKYNSKNIDTIRSGCKLAFHYKNRDYWLNIMDFSKKAYEVEIKAYSAGLELNNEKRGTHKADRAMSFAEYLAYYDPEHSLELGVNEVADKRIKLEWTGTDTILSRLFSIANSFGAELEFAAELNQDYSLKRQILNVYKTGNLGSNRKGKPVRVGKELKVINYSDNIKDLRTAIRATGKDGLTIDGLNKKIYDDNNRLLYYSSGMTVYAPQSRDRFPSVGKKSNDNWIVEDLGETQYETKEALWAYMYGEIQKKSVPEITYDVEGAIDSDIGDTQTLIDDKHFEPGLYVQARVSELEEDILEEKVTKSTFINFERKFAQTADALMKQVEKLAEEAAPYTIRLNSDNGLTFKNYDGQTTIDARLEKAGKDVECQWQWTVEGETFGNQNSLTVDGNAINDKAVLFVSALIDGKEVAKTEATLVNLVEPIELQVRASNGNVFKNGVISTNLTATLWRGGQEIDRDGTEFSYIWTKVKDDETPDDLWNRAHSYSQKTIKLTQEDLFRRASFFCDVEYIGKRN; from the coding sequence ATGGGAAATGTACGTATTGCAATTCGCGATTCAACCGACGCTCACAGCATCGGTTTTTTTGATAATGTTGCAGGGATTGAGTATAAAAGTGCTAATCTGCATAGGTTTTTGGCGGGGTCTGCAAGTGTCTTAACTCTAAAATACAATTCAAAAAACATTGACACGATTCGTTCGGGGTGCAAACTTGCTTTTCACTATAAAAATCGTGATTATTGGCTCAATATCATGGATTTCAGCAAGAAGGCTTATGAAGTCGAAATTAAAGCTTATTCTGCAGGTCTTGAACTAAACAATGAAAAGCGTGGAACTCACAAGGCTGATAGAGCGATGTCGTTTGCGGAATACCTCGCCTATTATGATCCAGAGCATTCGTTGGAATTAGGTGTTAATGAAGTAGCTGATAAGCGAATTAAGCTTGAATGGACAGGAACGGATACAATCCTATCGAGACTGTTCTCGATTGCTAATAGTTTTGGCGCAGAGCTTGAATTTGCTGCAGAACTCAATCAAGATTATTCGTTGAAGCGTCAAATTCTAAATGTTTACAAAACTGGTAACCTTGGTTCGAATAGGAAAGGTAAGCCTGTACGAGTTGGGAAAGAACTTAAGGTAATCAATTATAGCGACAACATTAAGGACCTCCGCACGGCAATTCGTGCCACTGGTAAAGATGGATTGACTATCGACGGTCTTAATAAAAAGATTTATGACGATAATAATCGATTACTTTATTATTCGAGTGGTATGACGGTGTATGCACCCCAATCTCGCGACCGTTTTCCATCTGTTGGTAAAAAATCAAATGATAACTGGATTGTTGAAGATTTAGGCGAAACGCAATACGAGACTAAAGAAGCTCTTTGGGCTTACATGTACGGAGAAATCCAAAAGAAAAGTGTTCCTGAGATTACATACGATGTTGAAGGTGCCATTGATTCCGACATTGGTGACACCCAAACATTAATTGATGATAAACATTTTGAACCAGGTCTTTATGTCCAAGCTCGAGTATCAGAACTTGAAGAAGACATACTGGAAGAAAAAGTAACTAAATCAACCTTTATCAATTTTGAACGTAAGTTTGCTCAAACAGCAGATGCGCTCATGAAGCAAGTCGAAAAATTGGCCGAAGAGGCTGCACCCTACACAATTCGACTTAACAGCGACAACGGCTTGACTTTTAAGAATTACGACGGCCAAACCACAATTGACGCAAGACTTGAAAAAGCTGGCAAAGATGTCGAATGTCAGTGGCAATGGACGGTTGAGGGTGAAACGTTCGGCAATCAAAACTCGCTAACAGTTGACGGCAATGCAATTAATGACAAAGCCGTTTTATTTGTTAGTGCACTAATTGACGGGAAAGAAGTTGCTAAAACCGAGGCGACTCTCGTCAATCTAGTTGAACCAATTGAATTGCAAGTGCGTGCTTCAAATGGCAACGTGTTTAAAAATGGTGTCATCTCGACGAATTTAACAGCCACTTTGTGGCGTGGTGGTCAAGAAATTGATAGAGATGGAACTGAATTTAGTTACATATGGACAAAAGTCAAAGATGACGAAACACCCGATGACTTGTGGAATCGAGCGCATTCGTACTCACAAAAGACAATTAAATTAACGCAAGAAGACTTGTTCAGAAGAGCAAGTTTTTTCTGTGACGTTGAATATATAGGAAAAAGAAATTAA
- a CDS encoding distal tail protein Dit, protein MTFNGVELTQYITVLEGFSLWKGADFDPQITENTILSGSEFNYTRRKHKTISIPFYVEYESSEGYDFLQSALNVKEPKELTFDIYPNRVFYAIPSGDLNFSEYRLSGKGTIKFIVPDGLAHATYTRTFEFEKNDSGIFEAEIINDGSEEVTVDYEIKLKKESGFIAVTSPYGLLQYGKYDEEDGYIDRKNVTLLSNQKGDFANWVDGTTFYENPNKIVTTQMGYDSELGGRLGTMPASFPTSGTAGAFGYGACKEYILETPVEQWYIWARAWFETGFETQNGEWCLAVIDEQNHLLAGMAIEKNNRVQNKAAIRFLLGDGAGGSIVKREFDLTPSLWIPPNPYGNNSRIQGSNMFDLVKEKDRVQFFYNGGYYPFSASQLNGKKAKRIQFFVGNYAGSDSSVRQFVTHHYLNDFTFQELHVPYWKDVPNRYPTGAVIEIDGSAGEIRVNKQIRLDDEILGTKYFKVPPGKTKVQLNISSFGEIESATATIKEVYV, encoded by the coding sequence GTGACTTTTAACGGTGTAGAACTTACACAGTATATTACAGTTTTGGAAGGCTTCAGTTTATGGAAAGGCGCTGATTTTGACCCTCAAATTACGGAGAATACAATTTTAAGTGGTTCCGAGTTTAATTACACCCGTAGAAAACATAAAACGATATCAATACCTTTTTATGTTGAATATGAAAGTAGTGAAGGTTATGATTTCCTTCAATCGGCGCTTAATGTAAAAGAGCCAAAAGAATTGACATTTGATATTTATCCTAATCGTGTATTCTATGCAATTCCAAGTGGTGATTTGAATTTTAGTGAATATAGGTTAAGCGGTAAAGGGACTATCAAATTTATCGTTCCAGACGGTCTTGCTCATGCTACTTATACAAGGACGTTTGAATTCGAAAAGAATGATTCAGGAATTTTTGAAGCTGAGATTATTAATGATGGTAGCGAAGAAGTCACTGTTGATTATGAAATCAAGCTTAAAAAAGAATCTGGGTTTATTGCAGTAACTAGCCCGTACGGTTTACTGCAATATGGGAAATATGACGAAGAAGATGGTTATATTGACCGCAAGAACGTCACTCTGCTATCAAATCAAAAAGGCGACTTTGCCAACTGGGTTGATGGGACAACATTCTACGAAAATCCAAACAAAATTGTAACCACTCAGATGGGATACGATAGCGAGCTCGGTGGGCGTTTGGGTACTATGCCAGCAAGCTTTCCAACAAGCGGAACAGCGGGTGCATTTGGGTATGGCGCATGTAAAGAGTATATATTAGAAACGCCAGTTGAACAGTGGTATATCTGGGCAAGGGCCTGGTTTGAAACTGGTTTTGAAACACAAAACGGCGAGTGGTGTTTAGCGGTCATTGACGAACAAAATCATCTTTTGGCTGGTATGGCCATAGAAAAGAACAATCGTGTTCAAAATAAGGCTGCTATCAGATTTTTGCTTGGTGACGGAGCTGGAGGTAGCATTGTCAAACGAGAATTTGATTTGACGCCAAGTTTGTGGATTCCGCCAAACCCATACGGGAATAACTCACGCATACAAGGTAGCAATATGTTCGACCTTGTCAAAGAGAAAGACCGTGTTCAATTCTTCTACAATGGTGGTTATTATCCATTTTCGGCCAGTCAATTAAACGGAAAGAAGGCAAAGCGAATTCAATTTTTTGTTGGTAATTATGCAGGCTCAGATAGTTCAGTACGTCAATTCGTGACACACCATTATCTGAACGATTTTACATTTCAAGAGCTGCACGTACCTTACTGGAAAGATGTCCCAAACCGCTATCCAACAGGTGCAGTGATTGAAATTGATGGAAGCGCTGGTGAAATTCGAGTTAACAAGCAAATTCGTTTAGATGATGAAATTCTTGGAACGAAGTATTTTAAAGTTCCTCCAGGAAAAACAAAAGTTCAACTCAACATCTCAAGTTTTGGTGAAATTGAAAGTGCCACCGCAACAATCAAGGAGGTGTACGTCTAA
- a CDS encoding phage tail protein: MATELGKAYVQIIPSAKGISGSITGAISPEATSAGKTAGSNLSSTLIKTATSAIAAAGIGKVFASSITEGGALQQSIGGIQTLFKDSAQTVLNYAQQSYKSAGMSANAYMENVTSFSASLISSLGGDTAKAAELANMAMTDMSDNANKMGTDMDSITQTYQSLARGNYAMLDNLKLGYGGTKSEMQRLMKDAEKLTGEHYTVGDFADTVKAIHAVQDSLGITGTTAREASTTIEGSFNSMKAAWQDVIGNIADGELDITPSLQGLAETTSTFLFSNFIPMVGRVFSGLPSAIGTLISAAAPKLQQNLQGLFSNLGVNIDLSGMAAGISSSFSQMQATVQPVIDGLKTAFGQLPALFQSVVSAVQPVIQTLVNGFTQMDFSGVKALIEAILPALQAGFEQFMTIAGPAIDQVVQSFVALWNAAQPLISILASALTPAFQVIGSYLGGVFSGVLTGISFAFDAMKTVIEFLTPIIQAIVNAFISLSPAISTVAQWVGTVVGMFGGLGAVGEGLSGILKSAWSNIQNAVSSAGNIIGSVIEFIKSMFSSAGSAAGVVRNVVSAAWNALGSVIRTVASAIGGAINTAKGVFSSFGSGVSAVSSSVNGVINGVKNTFNSLAHINLSGAGAAIMNGFLGGLKSAWGAVQNFVGGIADWIKKHKGPISYDRVLLRPAGQAIMQGLNQGLHEQFKTVQSTVSGMAGAIAEEFESNVLTIDVDDNPKFPPMMAASPFAVQSAGNYDVQALGTIDKLASRPVVVHVELDKETIAKILAKPIADEQSAMDSILDAVNGRGW, from the coding sequence ATGGCAACTGAATTAGGTAAAGCTTATGTCCAAATCATTCCATCTGCGAAAGGTATTAGCGGTTCGATTACTGGTGCTATTTCACCAGAAGCAACATCTGCGGGTAAAACTGCTGGATCTAACTTAAGTTCCACGCTTATCAAAACTGCAACTAGCGCTATTGCTGCTGCAGGAATTGGCAAGGTGTTTGCTTCTTCAATCACTGAAGGTGGAGCGCTACAACAATCCATCGGTGGTATTCAAACACTTTTCAAAGATTCCGCACAAACGGTTTTGAATTATGCTCAACAATCATATAAATCTGCTGGTATGTCAGCTAATGCCTACATGGAGAACGTCACATCGTTCTCTGCTAGTTTGATTAGTTCGCTTGGTGGTGACACTGCTAAAGCTGCAGAACTAGCCAATATGGCAATGACAGATATGAGCGACAACGCGAACAAAATGGGTACAGATATGGATTCCATCACACAAACCTATCAGTCACTCGCTCGCGGTAACTATGCTATGCTGGACAACCTTAAATTAGGTTACGGCGGTACTAAATCAGAAATGCAGCGCTTGATGAAAGACGCTGAAAAGTTGACTGGTGAACATTATACTGTCGGTGACTTTGCAGATACTGTTAAAGCTATCCATGCAGTACAAGATAGCTTGGGCATTACTGGTACGACAGCTCGAGAAGCATCAACTACAATTGAAGGTTCATTCAATTCCATGAAGGCAGCTTGGCAAGACGTTATCGGTAATATAGCTGATGGCGAGCTTGATATTACACCTTCGCTTCAAGGACTTGCAGAAACAACTTCAACATTCTTGTTCAGCAATTTCATACCAATGGTAGGTCGAGTGTTCTCTGGTTTACCAAGCGCAATCGGGACTTTAATTTCAGCTGCAGCACCTAAATTGCAACAAAATTTGCAGGGGTTGTTCTCTAATTTAGGTGTCAATATTGATTTATCTGGAATGGCTGCAGGCATATCGTCTAGCTTCTCTCAAATGCAAGCAACGGTTCAACCTGTTATTGATGGATTGAAGACAGCTTTCGGGCAATTGCCTGCATTATTTCAATCTGTTGTTAGCGCAGTACAACCTGTTATTCAAACGTTAGTCAATGGTTTTACTCAAATGGATTTCAGTGGGGTTAAAGCCCTGATTGAAGCAATATTACCTGCTCTACAAGCTGGGTTCGAACAATTTATGACAATTGCAGGGCCAGCTATCGACCAAGTGGTTCAATCTTTTGTCGCATTGTGGAACGCAGCACAACCATTAATCAGCATCTTGGCTAGTGCTTTAACGCCAGCTTTTCAAGTTATTGGTTCATATCTTGGCGGTGTCTTTTCTGGTGTTTTGACAGGCATCAGTTTTGCATTTGATGCAATGAAGACAGTTATCGAATTCTTAACACCAATCATTCAAGCAATCGTTAATGCATTCATATCATTGTCACCTGCAATCAGTACTGTAGCTCAATGGGTTGGTACTGTTGTTGGTATGTTTGGTGGTCTAGGTGCTGTAGGCGAAGGTTTAAGCGGTATTTTGAAGTCAGCTTGGTCTAATATTCAAAACGCTGTTTCTTCAGCTGGAAATATAATCGGTAGTGTTATTGAGTTTATCAAATCAATGTTTAGTAGTGCAGGAAGTGCAGCGGGAGTTGTAAGAAATGTAGTTTCTGCAGCATGGAACGCCTTGGGTAGTGTTATTCGAACAGTTGCATCAGCAATTGGCGGTGCGATCAATACTGCTAAAGGAGTTTTCTCATCATTTGGTAGTGGCGTTTCGGCTGTTTCAAGCTCGGTTAATGGCGTTATCAACGGTGTTAAAAACACCTTCAATAGTTTGGCACATATTAATCTTTCTGGTGCTGGTGCAGCAATCATGAATGGCTTTCTTGGTGGATTAAAATCAGCTTGGGGAGCAGTTCAAAATTTCGTAGGTGGCATTGCCGATTGGATTAAAAAACACAAAGGGCCTATTAGCTATGACCGAGTGCTTTTGAGGCCTGCAGGTCAAGCCATCATGCAAGGTTTGAATCAAGGATTGCATGAACAATTCAAAACAGTTCAATCAACTGTTTCTGGCATGGCTGGTGCAATAGCTGAAGAATTTGAAAGCAACGTCTTAACAATAGATGTTGATGATAATCCGAAGTTTCCGCCAATGATGGCAGCAAGCCCATTTGCAGTGCAATCTGCAGGTAATTACGATGTTCAAGCGTTGGGAACAATTGATAAACTTGCTAGTCGTCCAGTTGTAGTGCACGTCGAACTTGATAAGGAAACTATAGCGAAGATTTTGGCAAAACCAATTGCAGACGAACAAAGCGCTATGGATTCAATCTTAGATGCAGTTAATGGAAGGGGGTGGTAG
- a CDS encoding DUF5361 domain-containing protein, which translates to MIKTDEDALICDLAETYHIYNYRQLPADLVAVFSVGLRDDSRIKMKMSGQKIPLKTLLLASITDRVGVLAWQNTKDGHEGRNVPKSLVETLTSRPKEREEAVFASGEEFEKARTRILKDLEVNNGN; encoded by the coding sequence ATGATAAAAACAGATGAAGATGCTCTGATTTGTGATTTAGCAGAGACTTATCACATATACAATTACAGACAGCTACCAGCAGATTTGGTGGCTGTTTTTTCTGTAGGTTTACGTGATGATTCTCGAATCAAAATGAAGATGTCAGGTCAAAAAATCCCTTTAAAAACTTTATTGCTTGCAAGTATTACTGATAGAGTTGGGGTTCTGGCTTGGCAAAACACAAAAGATGGCCACGAAGGGCGCAATGTTCCTAAGTCGTTAGTTGAAACTTTGACTAGCAGGCCAAAAGAGCGTGAAGAGGCTGTTTTTGCATCTGGTGAGGAATTTGAAAAAGCTAGAACACGAATTTTGAAAGATTTGGAGGTAAACAATGGCAACTGA
- a CDS encoding phage tail protein: MGTNNASNVTSAKPKVGGGIFSAPLGTALPTDATTALNAAFKNLGFVSDDGVTNSDERSSDDIQAWGGSVVNSVQKEKKDTFKYTLIEALNVDVLKEVYGGDNVTGTLETGITIKSNANELEPHSIVIDTVLKGNALKRIVLPNAKVTEVGEIKYGHADNVGYETTVACYPDENGNTHYEYIIRQAAAGGEG, translated from the coding sequence ATGGGGACAAATAATGCAAGTAACGTAACTTCCGCAAAACCTAAAGTCGGCGGTGGTATTTTTAGTGCACCTTTGGGAACTGCGTTGCCAACTGATGCAACGACTGCTCTAAACGCAGCATTTAAGAACCTTGGCTTTGTTTCAGATGATGGTGTAACCAATTCTGATGAACGTTCAAGTGACGACATTCAAGCTTGGGGCGGAAGTGTCGTTAATTCTGTTCAAAAAGAAAAGAAAGACACTTTCAAATATACGCTTATCGAAGCTTTGAACGTTGATGTTCTCAAAGAAGTTTACGGCGGAGACAATGTAACAGGAACTCTTGAAACAGGTATCACTATCAAATCAAACGCAAATGAGTTAGAACCTCATTCGATTGTTATTGACACAGTTCTTAAGGGAAACGCATTAAAACGTATTGTCTTGCCAAATGCGAAAGTTACTGAAGTTGGCGAAATTAAGTATGGGCATGCGGACAATGTCGGCTACGAAACAACAGTAGCATGTTATCCAGACGAAAATGGCAACACGCACTATGAATATATTATTCGTCAAGCTGCAGCAGGAGGAGAAGGGTAA
- a CDS encoding phage Gp19/Gp15/Gp42 family protein gives MSNFASTTDLERLWRGLKPAEVERAEALLEIVSDSLRFEGEKVGKDLDQQAADSVAFANVLKSVTVDVVARTLMTSTDQEPMTQMTESALGYSYSGSFLVPGGGLFIKESELKRLGLKRQRYGVIDFYE, from the coding sequence ATGAGTAATTTTGCGTCTACTACCGACCTAGAAAGGTTGTGGCGCGGTTTGAAACCTGCAGAAGTAGAGAGAGCAGAAGCACTGTTAGAAATTGTTTCTGATTCTCTTCGCTTTGAGGGTGAGAAAGTTGGCAAAGATTTAGATCAGCAAGCAGCGGACAGTGTTGCTTTTGCTAATGTACTAAAATCTGTAACTGTCGACGTAGTAGCACGAACTTTGATGACATCTACCGACCAAGAACCAATGACGCAGATGACAGAAAGCGCCCTAGGATATTCCTACAGTGGCTCTTTTTTAGTTCCTGGCGGTGGCCTGTTTATCAAAGAAAGTGAATTGAAACGTTTAGGTCTTAAACGTCAACGTTATGGGGTGATTGACTTTTATGAGTAG